Genomic segment of Arachis stenosperma cultivar V10309 chromosome 4, arast.V10309.gnm1.PFL2, whole genome shotgun sequence:
tatattaatttatattaataattaattaattttaattttttaaattcaaaatttaaaaaatttttaaattgattaagtaaacctaattaaaacctataaaaactttcctcttttttctCACATTAATTTATCCACTTCTAacaatcacaaattcaaaaaaatatataaaagaacatccatttaatatgaaaaagaaacattctgatacttagtaaaagaaacatccatatatattaactcgtagagattttgaattcatcCAAAGGTATTTGGCTGGGTTTTGGCTGATATGCTTTTGGTTCCCTAGCTTTACTCTTCTCATTTTATTTAACATAAGCTGCATCAACTTATATGTGCgtgatattaaaaaaaataacatgttAAAAAAGATAGTTAAGTTTATTATTTACTCTTTTCAATTATTTAACTTAAAATTCtaatctttattttcttctcttttatttatcatttatatttttgtgCCTATTATATCTtctacaataaaaaattatgttgtCCAACCTAagcaaattttatttttctgtctCCCCCTCTCTTTTATTCCAAATAATGACGGCTACTAAAATCCACACTTTATAAGAAGTATCTCTGACACTTTAGCCCACTACCTAAATTCTTTTATATGACCCAAATATGCCTCGTATATGAACATTTAATCATGAATCAATATCATTAATCTCACATCTTGCgaagaatgaaaaacaaaaattcagAATTGCTCCAtaatcaataaaacttatatGCGTTACCGTCTAAATTTAAATGGTAGCGTCAATACTGATGAGTTGAATGAAAATATATGTGTCTATCTTGAGTTCAAACACTAGTTATGTTTATGTTGAACTAGACATTGGCTACatagttatgtttattttggGTTCCAGTACTAGTTATGCTTATGTTAGTCTATAGGGATGTCCATGGATCAGATTCGATCCGCATATCCGCGATATTTATCCGAATCCGATCCGAAAATTGTGGATATGGATCCGATCCGCAAGGCTtttggatcggatcggatcggatccgcatactaatcggatcggattgcggattttgtgttggtatccgcatatccgcgtatccgcaaaattaaagaaataaataagtaaatattctttttatgttttatttcaattaataattatcatatatgttatattattttaatttattatttaagaaaagtatgtttaatattattttaaaaataaacatatttaaaagaatagaaaaaatgaattttattgatatttttttaataaaaataagtttttaaaaatatatttgtgtTTTGCGGATATATTCGATATCCGACCCGATCCGCAAatgtgcggatcggatcggatccaacCTTAAAAGCTGCGGATattggatccgatccgatccgatgattttaatgcggatcggatcgaatttttggccatatccgatccgatccgcggACACCCCTATTGGTCTAGACACTAGCTATatagttatgtttattttggGTTCAAAAACTAGCTCTTTTGTGAAGACTGAAGACATTTGCTATGTTATGACTACTATTTACCTACTTGGATTATAATGTTGTTGGCTTTCCCATATGGTCTATACGTACTGTAGTTTACTTAGGTTCTGACTATCGTTCCCCTATCTGTATTTGCGTATTCCAAGTTATATCATGAAAACTGCATCGATGTCATAGTACAATTAAAATAAGGGTATAAATAGGAAAATATATGACCATCTAAGTCTACATCTGTCAATTTTAAAACCGAATAGGGCCATAGGGGTACATATGTCATCTTTCTTTGCTCCTATTAGAGCTTTGGCCAACCCTATTCATTCTCCTTCAATCTCATCAATCTCATACAAAGTATTGGCAATCCTTTGTCTGCAAATGAAAACAACATAAACCCAAGGTATCAACAAAACCCCAGCACCatgaaaaaaatagattaaCCTTGTACGTACCTTCCATTAAGGACAACTAATAACCCATCTCCCAGAATTAGTAGCTGTGCCAAACTAAAGGAGAACCACGTCCATACCACAGTTGCATTTGCCATCAACTTTGCTCTCACCCTTCATCCATGAACTTGCAGACCCAAAAAGACTGCTGCTACCGTTCGACTGCGTATACGGGATTACAAATTAGTTTCCTCTCTTTCGTGGTCAGATTTGTAAGCATTTAAATCTTTCAGGGTCAGTTTTGGTTGtttattcttattatttattagaGTATCGATCTTATCCTTCTCTTTTGTTCATGAATTTATCGGTTTCGATCAAATTCCTCTAATTTTTTCTGTAGCACTACACAACATCTTTTTAACAATGTACCAGTAAATAGTTCCACAATAAAAGTATCCTTTTAAAAGGGTACATAGGAAATATATCCAGAGAAATACTTCTCTTGCATAGGCACCAATTACTTGTGTTACTTGAGTTCTTAGGATTTCGCCCTTATGATTAACACTAGTAACACTGCTACTCAACTTATAATGTCATAAGAGTTAAACGGTCAACTTGTACTGTCATGTCATAAGAGTTAAACGGCTCAACATTGCTGTCTTGTggaagttaaattttattatctgGACTAATGGATTGCTAAGTCAGTCTACACCAACACCAAGTCCGCCTTACAATCACGTTATCATATACAGGCCCAGGAGTAACAGCAAGGTTCCCGAAAACAAAGCAATCCCTGTTAGACAATACCTCATCAACTCCTGCTCCCAATCCTCTTCAAAAGAATATGTAACAGGAACATAATCATGGGGTTCAAGGCCTAGTTCTTCTTGTGCTGCTTTTAATTTCTCCTCAAAAGATTTCACACTTCCaatattgaaataaaatttatactgCCCACCAGTTCCCTTCGCGGGGAGGGTTCCTTCGACAACTTCACTGTCTGTTTGGTTACGTGGAGTATTCCTCACGTATATTCTGGCAATTGACTTATTTATTGACACAACAATATGGTCTACTAAACGTGGCTCCAAAAGCTCATATTTAAACTCCTGAAAGTTAATCTGCACATAATCAAATTATTCTTGATGTCAACACGAAATCATATAACGAAACAGAAGAAACTAACAAAATCAGacacaaaaaaatatcttatagCCAGGAGGAACAGTGGTGTAATCTCTTCTTAGAAATCATGCAAAGTCATCCTTATTATAGCAAACACTTCACAGctcaaacaaaattcaagacTTGCAACAACCAAATTCTTGAAATGGAGCTTCAATACAAGCAAGCTGTCGGTGACAGCAGCATAGAGCTCATTTAGCAGATACACCATTTTTCCAATATGAATAACTTTAGCCATAGAAAAATTCACCAAGTAAAATCAGTAAAGGGTATATCAATTAAATGAGCTTCATATAAGAGTCCCTGAAAATAAAACTTCCAATGGTACACGCATGCCAACGAGGATAAGGACTAAGGAGAAGACAAGGAATCAGGGAGGGCTCCTAATGATATAAAAAAAAGCAGGTCTCAGAAAAGATACTGATGTAGCATCAAAAGAATTCAGCATACAACGTAGTGTGATGCATGATATAAAATAGCACCAGTTTTTATGAGCTCTGCTATTTCCATGTATCCCAATACATTGAAAGATGAAGACAATTGAGGCAAAATGTATCACTTATCTGGGCAATACATGGTGAACTTTTCATGCATTTGAAATCACTGATTTCATCAAATGAAAAGCAGGTATTTGTATATCTCAATTTCACTGATCCAACAAATTCAAACCAAGCAACAGGCACTGGTAATATGCTTAAAGCTATGCTTACCTGTTGCCCTTCAGGACGATAAAACCATGCAACCGTGATTAGCGCCATCACCAAAGAAGAGATAAAAGGTTGCTTAAAGGGAAAAAAGTTAACATTTCCATGATCATCTCTATTTGTCTCTGACTCTTCTGAAATTAGAAGGAGCAAATGTACACATTACAAAAGTTATAGCACGATACGCCAAACCcaagaagaataaagaaaaattaaaagagcATCTACAAGTCTATAAGAACTACACAAAAAGTTAAGCAACTGTTAACCTATTATTAGTTGATATTAGTGCACCAATCACACAATTTGCGAtgatcaacttcacacaatACACAGTACACAGATGGCACAGCAAAAGCCCTAACTTACTATTCTTCTTAGATCTTTCGCTGAAAAACAACCGGTAATGAATCTTAGGGTTCGCCGGAACACAATTAAAATCAGGCAAACTGGAAAGGATTCCCTTTCCACGAGCTCTAGCATGAGCAACATATCCCCTGAAAAACCCTAATCCCAATTCTGTTCCTTGTGAATGCACATTCGTTCGCGTAGCTCCGAGAAGGGTTCCCAATTTCGCATCACCGCGCAAATATTCCTGCAATCCAAATCCTGAGGAGCAAACGGAACTCGGATCgaaagagggaaaaaaaagggagaaggTTTCTTACTTTGGCGCGTGAAGAGCGCGAGAGTGAGCGCCCAATCCTTGAAAAAATCATGGTTGGAAGAAAGCACAgacagaggaagaagaagcggATTTGGGAGAGAATGAGGAAGTGTGTTAATATCGGTGGCGAAAATAATATGAACGCTATGGTTTAAGCTTTAAGGCAGTTTTATAATAGAGAATTAGAGATGCAACATGTAGACTATTTCCTGTATCATATGCCTTTTGGTTAAAATTAGAGGCCCATCCAATTGACCCAATTCTTAtactatttctctttgttcatgaACTACCTAACTGCCTTGCCATCTGATATAGCCGCAGCATGCATGCATGAAGTTGGGAGAGAAATTTTTAATTGGAGGAAATTATGGGGTGGGTCAGTAGAACCAATGTTATGTTGTTTATTTAAGTATTTAAAGTTTGTTTTGTTCATTAAATACTTAATACGATTAAATGATAGATTAAGAAAGAAAAGTGTTTAGttattagaattaaaaaaaaaggaaaaatttaGAAGACAACACTTTTATTAAAGTATCTctattttttatagtaatttGTTTAAGGCGAAAATTTTTGACatatactattttttaatttgtgtattgAACCAGTCATTTTTATTCAGATCAAATCATCTTCacatttctctatttttttttaaatagtgaCTCATCATACAAAATTATTCTGTTATGATAGGAATCTTTTATGATATTTacaaatttattaggattataATGAAGTGTATAGAATTCTTCTTGTATATATATCTATAACTCTAAAAAATGATAACGAAATTCAAATAATacatattttattaatctttcTTTCTCTATCCATTGTCTTAGTATAACTACTTAGGATTAAAAGTcgtttaaatattatataactattttaaaaatcttaatgatcttaattaattcaaatttgtTTTGTCCCAAGTTTTGTTGGGTCGTCGCTGACTTGCTGTGCTACCTAATGAACTACTTTTTCTAATATCAAAATAAAGCAATACGGTATTATATTAAATGCTAGAGGACAAAAATATCCTGAGTGAatctctttttgttttgtcGACATGTCAAGTGAGCAATATGATTTTTTCACCCTTTGGTTGAGAAAAGATATTACCAAGATATTGTATAGGAAGAAAACTTTTGTAGACAGCGATTGATGTTTTTGTTAGACGCTATATGTGCATGCGCTGCTCGTGGTTTTTATTTAGAGTAGTTTGTTTAAATACTTCCTTTTGTGTGGAAGCTTCTGGAAATTAACATGAGCGCCAATAATCCTATGACTAGTTATATAAGGACATGGATTTAtctaacaaaaacaaaaaaaaaattggatttaAAGGCTATTTAAATGTATTATAAAATCACTTATTCTAAAAGTTTAAGTTGATagaaaaaaatactataaataattatatttttacttaAGTAAGAGCTTCTTTTGCATTTGTATTATTTTTGCATAagtcttttttttcttttatttatcttatgtcatttttttatttttgaggtTCATTAAGGATTGGACGTAGAGTTTTGATACCATATCATGAAATTATTCATTTTCAAAGCTTAAGTTGATAGGAGAAATCAATATGAATAGTCATATctctaacaaaatatatatagaaaagtaaaaaaaaaattactattgAGTTTGGAAAATTTATATGATgatcaaatattattataatctaaattaaaaaattattaaaattattat
This window contains:
- the LOC130977158 gene encoding ATP-dependent zinc metalloprotease FTSH 3, mitochondrial-like isoform X2, with the translated sequence MIFSRIGRSLSRSSRAKEYLRGDAKLGTLLGATRTNVHSQGTELGLGFFRGYVAHARARGKGILSSLPDFNCVPANPKIHYRLFFSERSKKNKESETNRDDHGNVNFFPFKQPFISSLVMALITVAWFYRPEGQQINFQEFKYELLEPRLVDHIVVSINKSIARIYVRNTPRNQTDSEVVEGTLPAKGTGGQYKFYFNIGSVKSFEEKLKAAQEELGLEPHDYVPVTYSFEEDWEQELMSRTVAAVFLGLQVHG
- the LOC130977158 gene encoding ATP-dependent zinc metalloprotease FTSH 3, mitochondrial-like isoform X1; the protein is MIFSRIGRSLSRSSRAKEYLRGDAKLGTLLGATRTNVHSQGTELGLGFFRGYVAHARARGKGILSSLPDFNCVPANPKIHYRLFFSERSKKNKESETNRDDHGNVNFFPFKQPFISSLVMALITVAWFYRPEGQQINFQEFKYELLEPRLVDHIVVSINKSIARIYVRNTPRNQTDSEVVEGTLPAKGTGGQYKFYFNIGSVKSFEEKLKAAQEELGLEPHDYVPVTYSFEEDWEQELMRYCLTGIALFSGTLLLLLGLYMIT